One Pyrococcus furiosus DSM 3638 genomic region harbors:
- a CDS encoding M1 family aminopeptidase: MDGKKILTVKNVRESDTSRISLIFPKRVVIGNITAKGCFIKNVSIVTMPQANILVLVLKIPKDKIGNITIEYHAEVMRFEPFVSYIEMRESWSIFRTTYDGNELVLSSMWLLRELETFESYESQIRLKVPKGWEGVVIDEKGEGFWEVIYKGSTREGNILVYSSKNSRDPLIIVGNFSLIRKNLSGITINVYQVGRKREDVVYVVSKIVRSYSRILGGYPYSSLKIFYLESLNTKAGFEFPQGVILIHPKRNETLLLAHEIAHSWFGDYASFGRMDETLANYLAIMSMNSYEVLNFVEHSPLINSTYTLAQVYTEDVFNPHAEGMVYYKGAFVFRSLQFVLGNEIFFKGLRELLRECHGKECNLTDVQDIFEKVSGQDLDWFFKEWFYTTKVPNYKIENLSLVQKNGKYIVSFDIIDKSNFTMPLEVEIITSKEKFVKKVWIKGKAKVSFEINDKPLKIILDPNEWMINENKEYSVDGMKVIVN, from the coding sequence GTGGACGGGAAGAAAATTTTGACAGTAAAAAACGTTAGAGAAAGCGACACAAGTAGAATATCACTGATATTTCCTAAGAGAGTTGTTATTGGAAATATTACAGCGAAAGGATGCTTTATTAAGAACGTTTCAATAGTCACCATGCCTCAAGCAAATATCTTGGTACTCGTTTTAAAGATACCAAAAGATAAAATTGGGAATATAACAATAGAGTATCATGCCGAAGTAATGCGCTTTGAGCCTTTTGTAAGTTACATAGAAATGAGAGAAAGCTGGAGCATTTTCAGAACAACCTATGATGGAAACGAACTCGTGTTATCATCCATGTGGCTATTGAGGGAACTAGAAACTTTTGAAAGCTATGAATCACAAATACGCCTGAAGGTTCCCAAGGGTTGGGAAGGGGTAGTAATAGACGAAAAAGGAGAAGGGTTCTGGGAGGTTATTTACAAAGGATCAACAAGAGAGGGAAATATTCTTGTGTATAGCTCAAAAAACTCAAGAGATCCCTTAATAATTGTGGGCAATTTCTCGCTCATTCGTAAAAATCTTTCAGGAATAACAATTAATGTGTATCAGGTGGGAAGAAAGAGAGAAGACGTTGTTTATGTTGTCTCCAAAATAGTAAGGAGTTATTCTAGAATTCTAGGAGGTTATCCATACTCCAGCCTCAAAATCTTTTACCTGGAGAGTTTAAACACTAAGGCGGGTTTTGAGTTCCCACAAGGAGTTATATTAATCCATCCTAAAAGAAATGAGACTCTCCTCCTCGCTCATGAAATTGCCCACTCTTGGTTCGGTGATTATGCATCTTTTGGTAGGATGGATGAAACATTAGCAAATTATCTTGCTATAATGTCCATGAATTCTTATGAAGTGCTTAATTTTGTAGAACATTCTCCTTTAATTAATTCCACCTACACCTTAGCACAAGTTTATACGGAAGACGTGTTCAATCCACACGCAGAAGGAATGGTGTACTACAAAGGTGCTTTTGTCTTCCGTTCTCTGCAGTTTGTTCTTGGTAATGAGATTTTCTTTAAAGGGCTAAGGGAACTTTTGAGGGAGTGTCATGGTAAAGAATGCAATTTAACTGATGTTCAAGATATTTTTGAAAAAGTCAGTGGACAAGATTTGGATTGGTTCTTCAAAGAATGGTTTTACACTACAAAGGTGCCCAATTACAAGATTGAAAACTTAAGTCTAGTCCAAAAGAATGGAAAATATATAGTGAGCTTTGACATTATTGACAAGAGCAATTTTACAATGCCCCTTGAGGTTGAGATAATAACTTCAAAAGAAAAATTTGTCAAGAAAGTTTGGATTAAAGGAAAAGCAAAGGTTAGTTTTGAGATAAATGATAAGCCCCTAAAGATAATCCTCGACCCAAACGAATGGATGATAAATGAGAATAAAGAATACAGCGTAGATGGAATGAAGGTGATAGTGAATTAA
- a CDS encoding helix-turn-helix transcriptional regulator, which yields MNGTRVHLLKAECENGRLTLLIRIEIDLEHAYKVELTKLERDVLEFILRNGEVTQKKLAEIFGRVKTCRIIKNLEKKGLIERKKNGRTYIVKVV from the coding sequence GTGAATGGGACGAGGGTTCATCTGTTAAAAGCAGAATGTGAGAATGGGAGACTAACATTGCTCATTAGAATAGAAATAGATCTTGAACACGCATATAAAGTGGAATTAACTAAGCTGGAAAGAGATGTCCTAGAATTTATACTTCGAAATGGTGAAGTTACTCAAAAGAAGCTGGCTGAAATATTTGGGAGGGTTAAGACTTGTAGGATTATTAAAAACTTAGAAAAGAAGGGACTAATAGAAAGGAAGAAAAATGGAAGAACTTATATAGTGAAGGTAGTGTGA
- a CDS encoding antitoxin AF2212-like protein, translating to MQVIEAIYEDGVLKPLKKLKLKEHSKVIIKIIDEEELEKILDSMVIEKVEGIDYKKLKEAYYESL from the coding sequence ATGCAGGTCATTGAGGCAATTTATGAGGATGGAGTTTTGAAACCTCTAAAAAAGCTAAAGCTTAAAGAGCACTCAAAGGTCATCATCAAGATAATTGATGAGGAGGAGCTTGAGAAAATCTTGGATTCCATGGTTATCGAGAAAGTTGAGGGTATAGATTATAAGAAGCTTAAGGAGGCTTACTATGAATCACTTTGA
- a CDS encoding PIN domain-containing protein: MGNTKVIRRNWEKYALLTNDAIIAATCKYYGIKKIATFDEDFKKVNFLEVIDSPL; this comes from the coding sequence CTGGGAAATACTAAAGTTATCCGCAGAAATTGGGAAAAATACGCTCTTTTAACCAACGATGCGATAATAGCTGCCACTTGTAAATATTATGGAATTAAGAAAATAGCAACCTTTGATGAAGACTTTAAGAAAGTTAATTTTCTCGAAGTTATTGATTCACCGTTATAA
- a CDS encoding radical SAM/SPASM domain-containing protein, which yields MSYKSSKYNLFIERKREVISFNTLRNIIAKCDIETKEILENETFNKLPPDLLNKMISEGIIVNKELNELNIIKLTRMMYYGQLLHYLSIGLTLVMTYSCNLRCPYCYEGDIKSKGGLLTREKIETILTFASAHAQGDKKPTISVSFYGGEPLLNWKGCEYTLQRLEEMKENKEIRDYSAGFVTNGTLINEDIVDAINNYNVYSMQITLDGPKEIHDKRRIKSNGEGTFDQIIENIKLLNRRIANKNFHLALRINVDKTNYKKIPELLDFLKDEGLGGIPISYGIVRGNLPYCSSNCGVYFSGSDLQKYLPYLWKEAYRRGFEVWTRPNLRFIYCGYDNPFGYVIDPELKVYPCWEMVGIEDYQIGEIQKDGTMKITPFYYDAKSRDPTEYDECKNCKLLPVCMGGCAMESIRKNGHPNGPGCDINKYIWKEGLKFYLMKKYPNLFSKETLIENLGRVPNRDEQTKNRIMFNT from the coding sequence ATGTCGTATAAATCCTCTAAATATAATTTGTTCATCGAAAGAAAACGAGAAGTTATATCATTTAACACATTGAGAAACATAATAGCTAAGTGTGATATTGAAACAAAAGAAATCTTGGAAAATGAAACGTTTAATAAATTGCCTCCAGACTTGTTAAATAAGATGATTTCTGAAGGAATAATAGTTAACAAAGAACTAAACGAGCTTAATATCATTAAACTTACAAGAATGATGTATTATGGACAACTTCTACATTATTTAAGTATTGGACTGACTTTAGTAATGACATATTCTTGTAATTTGAGATGTCCCTACTGTTATGAAGGAGATATAAAAAGCAAAGGTGGGTTATTAACCCGAGAGAAAATTGAGACAATACTCACTTTTGCAAGTGCTCATGCACAAGGAGACAAAAAACCAACAATCTCAGTTAGTTTCTATGGAGGAGAACCTCTTTTAAATTGGAAAGGATGTGAATATACACTACAAAGATTAGAAGAAATGAAAGAGAATAAAGAAATCCGTGATTATTCAGCAGGTTTTGTCACTAATGGAACACTAATTAATGAGGACATTGTTGACGCAATCAATAACTACAACGTATATTCAATGCAGATAACATTGGATGGTCCAAAAGAGATCCATGATAAAAGAAGAATAAAATCAAATGGAGAGGGAACATTTGATCAAATAATCGAAAATATAAAACTTTTAAATCGGAGAATAGCTAATAAAAACTTCCATTTGGCATTAAGAATAAATGTTGACAAAACAAACTATAAAAAAATCCCAGAATTGTTAGACTTCTTAAAGGATGAGGGTCTAGGAGGTATACCAATTTCCTATGGAATTGTGAGAGGAAATCTTCCTTATTGTAGTTCCAACTGCGGTGTTTACTTTTCTGGGAGCGATCTTCAGAAGTATCTCCCATATCTTTGGAAAGAAGCTTACAGGCGAGGATTCGAGGTTTGGACTAGACCTAACTTACGATTCATTTATTGCGGATATGACAATCCATTTGGATACGTTATTGACCCAGAATTAAAGGTATATCCGTGTTGGGAGATGGTTGGAATTGAGGATTATCAAATTGGGGAAATACAGAAAGATGGAACAATGAAAATTACTCCATTTTATTATGATGCGAAATCTAGGGATCCTACAGAATATGATGAGTGCAAGAATTGCAAACTTTTGCCAGTTTGCATGGGTGGATGTGCAATGGAGTCAATTCGAAAAAATGGACATCCCAATGGTCCAGGATGTGACATAAATAAATATATTTGGAAAGAAGGATTAAAATTTTATCTAATGAAGAAGTATCCCAACCTATTTAGCAAGGAAACTCTAATAGAGAACTTAGGGAGAGTTCCAAATAGAGATGAACAAACCAAAAATCGTATAATGTTCAATACTTAA
- a CDS encoding ABC transporter permease encodes MNVDRITRNAKVIKAFIFIQKEVFFSRRFDLFLQFISLSLNILFIGIFANLITINADISQYGTANYLDYLLIGSIIHNLVFLPRGSISSFVLGRVFPVLYNSPASLAAIFIGINAWRILWNLGLTLIIATVYVIFFGLTIHLNLGVVIVILSGILLIFALDMFSAGFRIATKATQDPLNWFFNITAQLVSGLYFPPEALPKWIQPLSKIHPETYILRMGRLTMGGDYSLTEILPSLQSMLIITVVMLVLGYLMFSWGFNKARELGTLGHI; translated from the coding sequence ATGAATGTAGATAGGATAACAAGAAACGCTAAAGTAATTAAAGCATTCATTTTCATTCAGAAAGAAGTCTTCTTTTCAAGGAGGTTTGACTTGTTTCTTCAATTTATAAGTTTGAGTTTAAATATCCTATTTATTGGTATTTTTGCAAATCTAATTACAATCAACGCTGACATCTCCCAATATGGCACCGCAAACTATCTCGATTATCTTTTAATTGGCTCAATAATTCACAATCTCGTGTTTTTACCGAGAGGTAGCATCTCTTCATTTGTTTTGGGAAGAGTATTTCCAGTGTTGTATAATTCACCAGCTTCCTTAGCGGCCATTTTTATTGGAATCAACGCCTGGCGAATTTTATGGAACCTAGGCTTAACTCTGATAATAGCTACAGTTTATGTTATCTTTTTCGGGTTAACTATTCATCTTAACCTTGGCGTTGTAATTGTCATCTTGAGTGGCATCTTGCTGATTTTTGCTCTTGACATGTTTTCCGCAGGCTTTAGAATTGCCACCAAAGCGACTCAGGATCCATTAAATTGGTTTTTCAACATCACCGCCCAGCTTGTAAGTGGCTTATACTTCCCACCAGAGGCATTGCCGAAATGGATTCAACCTTTATCAAAAATTCATCCAGAGACATATATCCTCAGAATGGGTAGACTAACAATGGGTGGGGATTATTCATTAACAGAAATCCTTCCAAGTTTACAAAGCATGCTAATTATAACGGTGGTAATGTTAGTTTTAGGCTATTTAATGTTCTCATGGGGCTTTAATAAGGCAAGAGAACTAGGAACATTAGGACACATATAG
- a CDS encoding radical SAM protein has protein sequence MKYKPSRYNLFFKIDNNKWLLYNSLSESVIEVDDETKHLIENIDKLHDLKIPKTMLNLFLETKVILPKNINELNIVRARRKFSFLNEIGNVITFTLIMTYRCNLACVYCYEGDLKRRSRYLTKKDIDIIFDKFLSKLLKIRQYPTTLNVNLYGGEPLLNWEGCKCVFKKLDSLKKRGLIKNYVLAMVTNGTLLDDEK, from the coding sequence ATGAAATATAAACCTTCTCGATATAATTTATTTTTTAAAATTGATAATAATAAATGGTTGCTTTATAATAGCCTTAGTGAAAGTGTAATTGAAGTAGATGATGAGACAAAACATCTTATTGAAAATATCGATAAACTTCATGATTTAAAAATCCCGAAAACTATGCTAAACCTGTTTCTTGAAACAAAAGTCATATTACCAAAAAATATTAATGAACTCAATATAGTAAGAGCAAGAAGAAAATTCTCATTCCTTAATGAAATTGGCAATGTTATAACTTTTACTCTCATAATGACATATAGGTGCAATTTAGCTTGTGTTTATTGTTATGAAGGGGATCTTAAACGTAGGAGCAGATATTTAACTAAAAAAGATATTGATATAATTTTTGATAAATTTTTATCAAAACTCTTAAAAATACGGCAGTACCCTACTACCCTCAATGTGAATTTATATGGAGGAGAACCTCTTTTGAATTGGGAAGGATGCAAATGTGTATTTAAAAAACTAGATTCTCTGAAAAAACGCGGCTTAATAAAAAATTATGTCCTTGCCATGGTCACAAACGGTACCTTGTTAGACGATGAAAAATAA
- a CDS encoding SPASM domain-containing protein, with translation MDSIPQLLRYLKENEITFPIAFGIIRPGLVGFSDPKDLVISKEREIFDKLYYLYQSAQKYNLPVQKSYILPRGRSMYCGHENPNAYIIDPYLDVYSCWEMIGIEKYRIGKITEEGEFTPTPFYYEARGRDALEFEKCRNCKLLPICMGGCAFVSILKYGTPNAPGCILYPYCEAGLRFYHKLGDKRNIYLNLQEYIT, from the coding sequence GTGGATAGTATTCCCCAGTTGCTTAGGTATTTAAAGGAAAATGAAATAACATTTCCTATTGCTTTTGGAATTATACGACCTGGACTAGTAGGGTTTTCAGACCCGAAGGATTTAGTTATATCTAAAGAAAGAGAAATATTTGACAAACTGTATTATTTGTACCAAAGTGCACAGAAGTACAATCTTCCAGTTCAGAAATCATATATTCTACCGCGTGGGAGAAGTATGTATTGCGGGCATGAAAATCCAAATGCGTATATAATTGACCCATATTTGGATGTATATTCCTGTTGGGAAATGATAGGAATCGAAAAATACAGGATTGGAAAAATAACCGAAGAGGGAGAATTTACTCCAACACCTTTCTACTATGAAGCTAGGGGAAGAGATGCTTTAGAATTTGAGAAGTGTAGAAATTGTAAACTTTTACCAATTTGTATGGGCGGTTGTGCGTTTGTGTCGATATTGAAATACGGCACTCCAAATGCTCCAGGATGCATCCTTTATCCATATTGCGAAGCTGGATTACGTTTTTATCATAAACTAGGAGATAAAAGGAATATTTATTTAAACCTCCAAGAATACATTACATAA
- a CDS encoding M1 family aminopeptidase, protein MMIGKKVIVIFISFIIILPSGCLRIPTEQKTSSQMQANSELHVEYPLQAEAQVIYEPEIDDIFRRISVDYSLVGNVSTSITHHHLRLKWDFMIVNRTQDSTIIYILTPNFGNLNITFEEQQVNLSRLSYYLLPDYNVKIFLLNLTYSKDKPLFGTLEYETTIDSLFLYYVAQFSKSFYYPENYPYAIYFSPNFVFPVSPAGIIGKVSRGNIVLVLPSRYAVISEYPLEVNSKNNQTIIIIDNSKPWGSVYIYKRGFFQETKLTIGDNNTWLVIYAPSNMRLYSKELTNATVKIIKHYIDRLMDPPYSEINVIFHPDLPFGNGEEFEDSGKGIAIVGIRDSKRIEDILPTLAHEVAHLWFGSYTDLTPGIEEGLATFMGSDAGYLSYSLGYTERQILKYSSQYRKPLIQAYKEVISNPQVRNAIKYYKGAFVFRSLQFVLGNETFFKGLRELLRECHDKECNLTDVQGIFEKVSGQDLDWFFKEWFYTAKVPNYYVRSLSLEEKDGEYALSFEIADKSNFTMPLEVEVKTPTKSFIKKIWVNGSARVEFELNEKPTEIILDPNEWMVNENREYIERETGIIIVVN, encoded by the coding sequence ATGATGATTGGAAAAAAGGTGATTGTTATTTTCATTTCTTTTATCATCATACTCCCTAGTGGATGCCTCAGGATTCCAACTGAGCAGAAAACTTCTTCTCAAATGCAAGCAAATTCAGAACTACATGTTGAATATCCTTTACAAGCAGAAGCGCAAGTGATATACGAACCTGAAATAGATGATATTTTTAGGAGAATTTCAGTGGATTATTCTCTGGTTGGAAATGTAAGTACCTCAATTACACATCATCATTTAAGGCTGAAATGGGACTTCATGATCGTAAACAGAACCCAAGATAGTACAATAATTTACATATTAACCCCAAACTTTGGTAACTTGAATATCACATTTGAAGAACAGCAAGTTAATTTATCGAGACTCTCTTATTACTTATTGCCTGATTATAATGTCAAGATATTTCTCCTGAATTTAACATATTCAAAAGATAAACCACTCTTCGGAACACTGGAATATGAGACGACGATAGATTCTCTGTTTCTCTATTACGTAGCTCAATTTTCCAAGTCTTTTTATTATCCAGAAAACTATCCTTATGCAATATACTTTTCACCGAATTTCGTTTTCCCCGTATCTCCTGCAGGGATAATTGGGAAAGTTTCTCGGGGGAATATCGTTCTTGTTCTTCCTTCGAGGTATGCAGTAATCTCTGAGTACCCGTTAGAAGTAAACTCTAAGAATAATCAAACGATTATAATAATTGACAATTCCAAACCATGGGGTTCTGTGTATATTTATAAAAGAGGATTTTTCCAGGAAACTAAACTAACAATAGGGGACAACAATACTTGGTTAGTAATTTATGCTCCAAGCAATATGAGATTATATTCTAAGGAACTTACTAACGCTACTGTAAAAATAATTAAGCATTACATAGATAGATTGATGGATCCCCCTTATTCCGAAATCAACGTAATTTTTCATCCAGATCTTCCATTTGGAAATGGAGAGGAATTTGAGGATTCTGGAAAAGGAATTGCAATTGTTGGAATTCGAGATAGCAAAAGGATTGAAGACATTTTACCAACCCTTGCACATGAAGTTGCTCATCTGTGGTTTGGAAGTTATACTGATCTCACTCCAGGAATTGAGGAAGGTCTTGCTACATTCATGGGAAGTGATGCGGGATATCTCAGCTATAGCTTAGGTTACACAGAAAGGCAAATATTGAAATATTCTTCACAATACAGGAAACCATTGATTCAGGCCTATAAAGAAGTTATCTCCAATCCCCAAGTTAGGAATGCCATTAAATATTATAAGGGTGCTTTTGTCTTCCGCTCCCTACAATTCGTGCTCGGGAATGAGACTTTCTTTAAAGGGCTAAGGGAGCTTTTGAGGGAATGTCATGACAAAGAGTGCAATTTAACTGATGTTCAAGGTATTTTTGAAAAAGTCAGTGGACAAGATTTAGATTGGTTCTTCAAAGAATGGTTTTACACTGCAAAAGTTCCTAATTATTACGTGAGAAGCCTAAGCTTGGAGGAAAAGGATGGAGAGTATGCTCTGAGCTTTGAGATTGCAGATAAGAGTAACTTCACAATGCCACTTGAAGTTGAAGTAAAAACTCCAACAAAGAGTTTCATTAAGAAAATCTGGGTTAATGGGAGTGCAAGGGTAGAGTTTGAGCTTAATGAAAAGCCCACAGAGATAATTCTCGACCCAAACGAATGGATGGTGAATGAGAATAGAGAGTACATTGAGAGAGAAACTGGGATAATTATAGTTGTGAATTAA